In Deltaproteobacteria bacterium, the sequence GGAGCTCGCGGTCTACCCCAACGGCATCGAGGAGAAGCCGGGCGGGAACGTCCAGCTCTTCCTGAAGCTGACCTACATCGGGTTCGTCATCTTCGGGATCACCTACTTCATCCTGTACATGTCGGGGGACGGCAGCGAGCTGGTGCAGCAGTTGAATCAGGCCACCGGTCATGCCAGCCCCTGATCCCCTCGCCGTACGCCCTCCCCGGGGAGGGCGCCTCCACACCCGGCGCCGGGCGCTGCAGCTCTTCACCTCGCTCGCCCTGATCCTGGCGCCCTTCCTCGACCTCCTGCGCTTCGACCTCGAGGGCGGGCGGCTGATCCTCTTCCGTACCTCCTTCCACCTCAGCGAGATGGGGCCGATCTACGCCCTGCTCCTGCTCTGCATGCTGCTGATCTTCGCGGGGGCGCTGATCTACGGGCGGCTCTGGTGTGGCTGGATGTGCCCCCAGACCACCCTCTCCGAGCTGGCGGCCACGATCGAGCGGGCCCTCCTCCTCGGGACCAAGCGCAGCCCGGGCCGCAAGGCCCTCTCCAAGGTGCTGATCCTGCTGGTCGCCGCCGGGGTGGCCACGAGCCTGATCTCCTACTTCGTGCCGCCCGCCCGCCTGATCGCGCCGACCCTGCCGGTCGCCGTCACCTGGGCGGTCTTCTTCGGCATCCTCGCCTTCGACCTGCTCTGGGTGCGCCACGACTTCTGCTTCAGCGTCTGCCCCTACGGCATCCTCCAGGGGGTGGTGCAGGACGAGCGCACCCTGGGGGTCACCTTCGGCCGGGACCTCTCCGGCTACTGCGTGAGCTGCAAGGCGTGCGTGCGCTCCTGCTTCATGGGCATCGACATCCGCGAGTCGCCCTTCGATCCCCAGTGCCTCAACTGCGGGGACTGCGTGGACTCGATCAACGAGTCCCACGAGCGCCGCGGCATCCCCCTGATCACCGGCTTCGCCTACGGTCCGCAGACCTCGAGCTGGCCGCTCCCCTTGCTGGCGCTGGGCATCGTCGACTTCCGGCGGGTGGCGGTCGTCGTGCTCATCGCCGTGGTCGGGACCGTCTCGGCCTTCCTCCTCATGGGCCGGGCGCCCATCGACGGGACCATCTCGCCCCGCTTCGATCTGCAGGCCCTCGCCGACGGCCGGGTCGCGAACCACTACAACGTCAGCGTCACCAACCACACCCCGGCCCAGGTGAAGGTGAAGGTCGCGGCCGGGGGGGTCCCCGGCCTGCGCGTGCTCCAGCCCACCAGCGCCGTGGAGATCCCCGCCGGGAAGCGCCAGCACCTCGAGCTGATCCTCGACGCGAGCTGCGCGGGCCTTGAGAGCGGCGCCCACCCGATCACGGTCGAGCTCGACGCCTCCCTCGCCGAGGGGCCCCAGGCGCTGCCGACCCGCTTCTTCATCCCCGGGAAGGACTGCTCATGAAGCACCTCATCACCGGCATCATCGTCGTCTTCGTCGGCATCATGGCCACGGTCTGGATCGTCGCCGAGCGGACCGATCCCAAGATGCTCCCCCAGCCCACCAACTTCGCGGAGCCGCTGAAGTGACCCTCGCGTTGATGGTCGCTGCGGCCACCACCGGCCTCCTCGGCTCGCTCCACTGCGCGGGCATGTGCGGGCCCCTCGCCCTGGCCATCGGGACCGGCAGCGATCACCCCCTCGGCCGGCTGCTCCTCTTCGTCACCGGCAAGGCGGGAACCTACGCGATCCTCGGGACCATCGCCGGCCTCCTCGGCGCCGCCTTCGGCGCGGCCTCGAGCAAGACCGTCCTGGGGGAGAGCGGCCTGGCCTGGGTGGCCCTGGTCGCCGGCACCCTGATGATCGGCCTGGGGGTCCAGAACCTCTGGCGGCGGCTGGCGCCGAGGCCGGGCTCGAGGCCCTCGGCGATCAGCCTGCTCCTGGGCAAGGTCCTGCGCACCCGCAGCCCCTGGTCGCCGGTGGTGGCGGGCGCCCTCACCGGCCTGCTGCCCTGCGGGCTGACCTGGGCCATGACCGCCCAGGCCCTCGCCGCGGGCTCGGCCCTCTCCGGCGCCCTGGTGATGGCCGCCTTCGGGGCGGGCACCGCGCCGGCGATGGTGGTCTCGGGGTGGCTGGGCAGCCGCCTCTCGGGGACCTCCCGGCGCCAGGGCGAGATCCTCGCGGCCAGCGCGGTGATCGCGATGGGCGCGGTGGCGATCTGGCGCGGCGTGATGATCTTGAGCGCCGATCCCGCCGCCGCGGCCTCCTGCTGTCACTAGGTCGTCTGGTAGCCTCGCGCCGTGGAGAGCCAGGCCTGCACCCTCTGCGGCACCCCGACCCCCCGGCCCGAGGACGCCTTCTGCTGTGAGGGCTGCGCCCGGGTGGCCGAGATCCTCGAGAGCTCGGGCTACGCCGGGGACGTCCGGCAGGCGCCGGCCTTCCTCCAGGCCCAGCGCGCCGGGCTCATCCCCGTGGAGGGCAGCGCGGCGCCCGGGCGCGCCCCCGGCCCCGCGCTCGCGCTCGACGAGGCCCAGGCCCGGGAGTGCCCCCTCGAGATCGACGGGATGTGGTGCCCCTCCTGCGCCTGGCTCATCGAGCACACCCTGCGGACCACGCCGGGAGTGATCAGCGCGGAGGTCTCCTTCCTCGCCGATCGGGCGGACATCCGCTTCGACCCGGCGCAGGTGGGCAAGGAGAGCCTCGAGGGTCGGGTGAAGGAGCTGGGCTACGCGGTGAAGGCTCTGGGCTCGGCCCGGGAGACCCGGGGCGCCTGGATCCGCTTCGGGATCTCGGCCGTCCTCTTCGCCAACGTGATGATGATCTCCTACGCCTACTACGGCTATCGCAGCAGCCCGGTGCCGGAGGTCGTCGCCTCGCTCCTGCCCTGGCTACTGGCGCTGCTGACCGCGCCGATCCTCTTCGGCGCCGGCTGGTCGATCCTGCGGCGGGGCGTGCTGGCCCTGCGCTTTCGCAGCGTCACCATGGACACCCTCATCACCGCGGCGGCGCTCTCGGCCTTCGCCTACAGCCTGCAGGCGGCCTGGGCCGGGACCAACGATCTCTACTTCGACGTCACCGCCGCCCTGGTTACCTTCTGGCTCCTGGGCCGGCTCATCGAGCAGAGCGCCTTTCGCAAGGCGGTGGAGACCACCGACGCCGTCCGCCGCCTCCTGCCCCGCAAGGCCCGCCGGCTGGAGGGCGGCGAGCCCCGCTGGGTGGACGTCGTCGAGCTGCAGCCGGGCGATCGTCTGCGGGTGGCGGCCGGGGAGCGGGTGCCGGTGGACGGACGCCTCCTCTCCGAGGAGGCGACGGTCAGCACCGCCATCGTCGACGGCGAGCCGCGCCCGCGGACGGTGCGGGCCGGGGACGCGATCCCCGGCGGGGCGACCGTGGGCGCCGCCGCCCTCGAGCTGGAGGTCGCCGCGGTGGCCGACGCCTCGATGCTCGCCCGCGTGGCGGACCACGTCGCCGCGGTGGCCGCCCGCACCGGCGAGGAGGCGACGATCACCGATGCGCTGGCGCGGGCGCTCCTGCCGGTGGTGATCGTCCTCTCGCTGTGCACGGGCGCCTACTGGATCACCCAGGGGGCCGAGTTCCCGGTCGCATTCGAGCGCGCCCTGGCGGTCCTCGTCGTCTCCTGTCCCTGCGCCCTGGCGGTGGCCGCGCCCCTGGCCCGGGTGGTGACCGCGACCTTTCTCGCCCGCCGGGGGGTGGTGGTGC encodes:
- a CDS encoding sulfite exporter TauE/SafE family protein codes for the protein MVAAATTGLLGSLHCAGMCGPLALAIGTGSDHPLGRLLLFVTGKAGTYAILGTIAGLLGAAFGAASSKTVLGESGLAWVALVAGTLMIGLGVQNLWRRLAPRPGSRPSAISLLLGKVLRTRSPWSPVVAGALTGLLPCGLTWAMTAQALAAGSALSGALVMAAFGAGTAPAMVVSGWLGSRLSGTSRRQGEILAASAVIAMGAVAIWRGVMILSADPAAAASCCH
- a CDS encoding cation-translocating P-type ATPase codes for the protein MESQACTLCGTPTPRPEDAFCCEGCARVAEILESSGYAGDVRQAPAFLQAQRAGLIPVEGSAAPGRAPGPALALDEAQARECPLEIDGMWCPSCAWLIEHTLRTTPGVISAEVSFLADRADIRFDPAQVGKESLEGRVKELGYAVKALGSARETRGAWIRFGISAVLFANVMMISYAYYGYRSSPVPEVVASLLPWLLALLTAPILFGAGWSILRRGVLALRFRSVTMDTLITAAALSAFAYSLQAAWAGTNDLYFDVTAALVTFWLLGRLIEQSAFRKAVETTDAVRRLLPRKARRLEGGEPRWVDVVELQPGDRLRVAAGERVPVDGRLLSEEATVSTAIVDGEPRPRTVRAGDAIPGGATVGAAALELEVAAVADASMLARVADHVAAVAARTGEEATITDALARALLPVVIVLSLCTGAYWITQGAEFPVAFERALAVLVVSCPCALAVAAPLARVVTATFLARRGVVVRGEGAVDAAGRALEVAFDKTGTLTRGEMSVAEVRCEGIERGALLRILAALEERAGHPIAFAISREVEGEALPEVEGVRVEAGRGVRGRHEGALLLAGRPDWVVEESSPAPPALAGAIEAAREAGRPAIAVAREGRVIATLAFDDPIRGEAAATVERLHALGLHTAVLSGDAGRAVAALAAEVGVGEGHGDLLPEDKAAWLEERHAATGERPIFVGDGVNDAPALAAGVGVAVAAGTDFARETAAVLLLDADLGRLVGFVEAARRMRRIIKQNLAWAFAYNVVAVALAASGNLDPVIAAGAMVSSSVLVTMNSLRLRRPA
- a CDS encoding 4Fe-4S binding protein; this encodes MPAPDPLAVRPPRGGRLHTRRRALQLFTSLALILAPFLDLLRFDLEGGRLILFRTSFHLSEMGPIYALLLLCMLLIFAGALIYGRLWCGWMCPQTTLSELAATIERALLLGTKRSPGRKALSKVLILLVAAGVATSLISYFVPPARLIAPTLPVAVTWAVFFGILAFDLLWVRHDFCFSVCPYGILQGVVQDERTLGVTFGRDLSGYCVSCKACVRSCFMGIDIRESPFDPQCLNCGDCVDSINESHERRGIPLITGFAYGPQTSSWPLPLLALGIVDFRRVAVVVLIAVVGTVSAFLLMGRAPIDGTISPRFDLQALADGRVANHYNVSVTNHTPAQVKVKVAAGGVPGLRVLQPTSAVEIPAGKRQHLELILDASCAGLESGAHPITVELDASLAEGPQALPTRFFIPGKDCS